In one window of Hevea brasiliensis isolate MT/VB/25A 57/8 chromosome 10, ASM3005281v1, whole genome shotgun sequence DNA:
- the LOC110643562 gene encoding BTB/POZ domain-containing protein DOT3 isoform X2, with protein MKKSDINQVYVQSIIVPKKAISIADSFEEKEPSWFVTGQIPTDLSIQVQDITFTVHKYPLVSKCGYIGRLELQPSISNEYEIKLENFPGGSEIFEVILKFCYGLPIDLNPNNIVALRCASEFLEMSEELEDGNLMSKTEAFLTFVVLSSWKDTITVLKSCEALSPWAENLQIIRICCDSVAWKASRENSLMADIVDEGGSLFDDVATLRIDHFMRIITAIRAKEARPEIIGKCIMCYAARWLPGMNIESEGLRSYGYGKTELQYSILSGRNEDEGLGHNNETKTIIESLVSLLPPQREAVPCKFLLKMLKMAIVYSASPSLIVELEKRVGLTLENTSVNDLLIPNYKNEDQGKMIEQPGQHTMHNIDVVQRIVEYFLMHEQEQQQQQLQPMSAKSNVSKLMDNYLAEVSRDPNLSITKFQVLAEALPENARTCDDGLYRAIDTYLKTHPSLSECNRKKLCKVMNCEKLSLEASMHAAQNDRLPLRTVIQVLFSKQVKMRAAMRGKEPVANGNHSEHEVSHKTTKTEIMTLKEELENVNAQMAKLQTDYSKLQYEYAKLNNKHRNFLGWSLSWKKIRKTAFFNRKIDGPESSEAQQISNPLASKVNFRRQTMS; from the exons ATGAAGAAATCCGACATCAATCAAGTTTATGTCCAAAGCATCATAGTTCCCAAAAAAGCCATCTCCATAGCTGATAGTTTTGAAGAGAAGGAACCCTCATG GTTTGTTACTGGCCAAATTCCAACAGATCTATCAATCCAAGTTCAAGATATCACTTTTACAGTCCACAAG TATCCTTTGGTATCAAAATGTGGCTACATAGGCCGTCTAGAACTTCAGCCTTCAATttcaaatgaatatgaaattaagCTTGAAAACTTCCCAGGTGGATCAGAAATATTCGAAGTCATTCTGAAGTTTTGTTATGGTCTTCCAATAGACTTAAACCCTAACAACATAGTAGCACTAAGATGTGCATCAGAATTCCTAGAGATGAGTGAAGAACTTGAAGATGGAAACCTCATGTCAAAGACAGAAGCTTTCCTCACATTTGTCGTCCTTTCCTCATGGAAAGATACCATTACTGTTCTTAAATCTTGTGAAGCTTTATCTCCATGGGCAGAAAATCtccaaattattagaatatgttgCGACTCAGTAGCATGGAAAGCTTCCAGAGAGAATTCATTAATGGCAGACATAGTTGATGAAGGGGGATCGTTGTTTGATGATGTAGCCACCCTTAGGATTGATCATTTCATGAGGATTATAACTGCAATAAGAGCAAAAGAAGCAAGACCAGAGATCATAGGAAAGTGTATAATGTGCTATGCAGCAAGATGGTTGCCAGGCATGAACATAGAATCAGAAGGACTAAGAAGTTATGGGTATGGAAAAACTGAGTTGCAGTATAGCATCTTGAGTGGAAGGAACGAAGATGAGGGTCTTGGACACAACAATGAGACAAAGACCATTATTGAAAGCCTGGTAAGCCTACTTCCTCCTCAACGAGAAGCTGTCCCATGTAAGTTCTTGTTGAAGATGTTAAAGATGGCCATTGTGTATTCAGCATCACCATCTTTGATTGTGGAGCTAGAGAAGAGAGTGGGGCTGACATTGGAGAACACCAGCGTGAATGATCTTTTGATTCCTAATTACAAAAATGAAGATCAAGGGAAAATGATTGA ACAACCAGGACAACACACGATGCACAACATAGATGTGGTACAACGAATTGTGGAATACTTTTTGATGCATGAACAAGAGCAGCAGCAGCAACAACTGCAACCAATGTCAGCGAAATCAAATGTTAGTAAGCTCATGGACAACTACCTAGCTGAGGTTTCAAGGGACCCAAATCTTTCGATTaccaaatttcaagttttggcaGAAGCACTACCAGAAAATGCCCGAACATGTGATGATGGTCTATATAGAGCCATTGATACCTATCTTAAG ACTCATCCTTCACTCTCTGAGTGCAACCGGAAAAAGCTATGCAAAGTTATGAACTGTGAGAAATTATCACTCGAAGCAAGCATGCATGCAGCACAAAATGACAGGTTGCCTCTAAGAACTGTGATTCag GTGTTGTTCTCAAAGCAAGTAAAGATGAGGGCAGCAATGAGAGGGAAAGAGCCAGTAGCAAATGGCAATCACTCAGAACATGAGGTAAGCCACAAAACAACAAAAACAGAGATCATGACCCTGAAAGAAGAACTTGAGAATGTGAATGCACAGATGGCCAAACTGCAAACAGACTACTCTAAGCTGCAATATGAATATGCAAAGCTAAACAACAAGCATAGAAATTTCTTGGGCTGGAGTCTCAGTTGGAAAAAGATCAGGAAAACAGCTTTTTTCAATAGAAAAATAGATGGGCCTGAATCCAGTGAAGCACAGCAGATATCTAATCCACTGGCCTCCAAAGTCAACTTTAGAAGACAAACTATGTCAtag
- the LOC110643562 gene encoding BTB/POZ domain-containing protein DOT3 isoform X1 produces MKKSDINQVYVQSIIVPKKAISIADSFEEKEPSWFVTGQIPTDLSIQVQDITFTVHKYPLVSKCGYIGRLELQPSISNEYEIKLENFPGGSEIFEVILKFCYGLPIDLNPNNIVALRCASEFLEMSEELEDGNLMSKTEAFLTFVVLSSWKDTITVLKSCEALSPWAENLQIIRICCDSVAWKASRENSLMADIVDEGGSLFDDVATLRIDHFMRIITAIRAKEARPEIIGKCIMCYAARWLPGMNIESEGLRSYGYGKTELQYSILSGRNEDEGLGHNNETKTIIESLVSLLPPQREAVPCKFLLKMLKMAIVYSASPSLIVELEKRVGLTLENTSVNDLLIPNYKNEDQGKMIDLYNRQPGQHTMHNIDVVQRIVEYFLMHEQEQQQQQLQPMSAKSNVSKLMDNYLAEVSRDPNLSITKFQVLAEALPENARTCDDGLYRAIDTYLKTHPSLSECNRKKLCKVMNCEKLSLEASMHAAQNDRLPLRTVIQVLFSKQVKMRAAMRGKEPVANGNHSEHEVSHKTTKTEIMTLKEELENVNAQMAKLQTDYSKLQYEYAKLNNKHRNFLGWSLSWKKIRKTAFFNRKIDGPESSEAQQISNPLASKVNFRRQTMS; encoded by the exons ATGAAGAAATCCGACATCAATCAAGTTTATGTCCAAAGCATCATAGTTCCCAAAAAAGCCATCTCCATAGCTGATAGTTTTGAAGAGAAGGAACCCTCATG GTTTGTTACTGGCCAAATTCCAACAGATCTATCAATCCAAGTTCAAGATATCACTTTTACAGTCCACAAG TATCCTTTGGTATCAAAATGTGGCTACATAGGCCGTCTAGAACTTCAGCCTTCAATttcaaatgaatatgaaattaagCTTGAAAACTTCCCAGGTGGATCAGAAATATTCGAAGTCATTCTGAAGTTTTGTTATGGTCTTCCAATAGACTTAAACCCTAACAACATAGTAGCACTAAGATGTGCATCAGAATTCCTAGAGATGAGTGAAGAACTTGAAGATGGAAACCTCATGTCAAAGACAGAAGCTTTCCTCACATTTGTCGTCCTTTCCTCATGGAAAGATACCATTACTGTTCTTAAATCTTGTGAAGCTTTATCTCCATGGGCAGAAAATCtccaaattattagaatatgttgCGACTCAGTAGCATGGAAAGCTTCCAGAGAGAATTCATTAATGGCAGACATAGTTGATGAAGGGGGATCGTTGTTTGATGATGTAGCCACCCTTAGGATTGATCATTTCATGAGGATTATAACTGCAATAAGAGCAAAAGAAGCAAGACCAGAGATCATAGGAAAGTGTATAATGTGCTATGCAGCAAGATGGTTGCCAGGCATGAACATAGAATCAGAAGGACTAAGAAGTTATGGGTATGGAAAAACTGAGTTGCAGTATAGCATCTTGAGTGGAAGGAACGAAGATGAGGGTCTTGGACACAACAATGAGACAAAGACCATTATTGAAAGCCTGGTAAGCCTACTTCCTCCTCAACGAGAAGCTGTCCCATGTAAGTTCTTGTTGAAGATGTTAAAGATGGCCATTGTGTATTCAGCATCACCATCTTTGATTGTGGAGCTAGAGAAGAGAGTGGGGCTGACATTGGAGAACACCAGCGTGAATGATCTTTTGATTCCTAATTACAAAAATGAAGATCAAGGGAAAATGATTGA CCTATACAACAGACAACCAGGACAACACACGATGCACAACATAGATGTGGTACAACGAATTGTGGAATACTTTTTGATGCATGAACAAGAGCAGCAGCAGCAACAACTGCAACCAATGTCAGCGAAATCAAATGTTAGTAAGCTCATGGACAACTACCTAGCTGAGGTTTCAAGGGACCCAAATCTTTCGATTaccaaatttcaagttttggcaGAAGCACTACCAGAAAATGCCCGAACATGTGATGATGGTCTATATAGAGCCATTGATACCTATCTTAAG ACTCATCCTTCACTCTCTGAGTGCAACCGGAAAAAGCTATGCAAAGTTATGAACTGTGAGAAATTATCACTCGAAGCAAGCATGCATGCAGCACAAAATGACAGGTTGCCTCTAAGAACTGTGATTCag GTGTTGTTCTCAAAGCAAGTAAAGATGAGGGCAGCAATGAGAGGGAAAGAGCCAGTAGCAAATGGCAATCACTCAGAACATGAGGTAAGCCACAAAACAACAAAAACAGAGATCATGACCCTGAAAGAAGAACTTGAGAATGTGAATGCACAGATGGCCAAACTGCAAACAGACTACTCTAAGCTGCAATATGAATATGCAAAGCTAAACAACAAGCATAGAAATTTCTTGGGCTGGAGTCTCAGTTGGAAAAAGATCAGGAAAACAGCTTTTTTCAATAGAAAAATAGATGGGCCTGAATCCAGTGAAGCACAGCAGATATCTAATCCACTGGCCTCCAAAGTCAACTTTAGAAGACAAACTATGTCAtag
- the LOC110643562 gene encoding BTB/POZ domain-containing protein DOT3 isoform X3, with amino-acid sequence MPKLKFVTGQIPTDLSIQVQDITFTVHKYPLVSKCGYIGRLELQPSISNEYEIKLENFPGGSEIFEVILKFCYGLPIDLNPNNIVALRCASEFLEMSEELEDGNLMSKTEAFLTFVVLSSWKDTITVLKSCEALSPWAENLQIIRICCDSVAWKASRENSLMADIVDEGGSLFDDVATLRIDHFMRIITAIRAKEARPEIIGKCIMCYAARWLPGMNIESEGLRSYGYGKTELQYSILSGRNEDEGLGHNNETKTIIESLVSLLPPQREAVPCKFLLKMLKMAIVYSASPSLIVELEKRVGLTLENTSVNDLLIPNYKNEDQGKMIDLYNRQPGQHTMHNIDVVQRIVEYFLMHEQEQQQQQLQPMSAKSNVSKLMDNYLAEVSRDPNLSITKFQVLAEALPENARTCDDGLYRAIDTYLKTHPSLSECNRKKLCKVMNCEKLSLEASMHAAQNDRLPLRTVIQVLFSKQVKMRAAMRGKEPVANGNHSEHEVSHKTTKTEIMTLKEELENVNAQMAKLQTDYSKLQYEYAKLNNKHRNFLGWSLSWKKIRKTAFFNRKIDGPESSEAQQISNPLASKVNFRRQTMS; translated from the exons ATGCCTAAGCTAAA GTTTGTTACTGGCCAAATTCCAACAGATCTATCAATCCAAGTTCAAGATATCACTTTTACAGTCCACAAG TATCCTTTGGTATCAAAATGTGGCTACATAGGCCGTCTAGAACTTCAGCCTTCAATttcaaatgaatatgaaattaagCTTGAAAACTTCCCAGGTGGATCAGAAATATTCGAAGTCATTCTGAAGTTTTGTTATGGTCTTCCAATAGACTTAAACCCTAACAACATAGTAGCACTAAGATGTGCATCAGAATTCCTAGAGATGAGTGAAGAACTTGAAGATGGAAACCTCATGTCAAAGACAGAAGCTTTCCTCACATTTGTCGTCCTTTCCTCATGGAAAGATACCATTACTGTTCTTAAATCTTGTGAAGCTTTATCTCCATGGGCAGAAAATCtccaaattattagaatatgttgCGACTCAGTAGCATGGAAAGCTTCCAGAGAGAATTCATTAATGGCAGACATAGTTGATGAAGGGGGATCGTTGTTTGATGATGTAGCCACCCTTAGGATTGATCATTTCATGAGGATTATAACTGCAATAAGAGCAAAAGAAGCAAGACCAGAGATCATAGGAAAGTGTATAATGTGCTATGCAGCAAGATGGTTGCCAGGCATGAACATAGAATCAGAAGGACTAAGAAGTTATGGGTATGGAAAAACTGAGTTGCAGTATAGCATCTTGAGTGGAAGGAACGAAGATGAGGGTCTTGGACACAACAATGAGACAAAGACCATTATTGAAAGCCTGGTAAGCCTACTTCCTCCTCAACGAGAAGCTGTCCCATGTAAGTTCTTGTTGAAGATGTTAAAGATGGCCATTGTGTATTCAGCATCACCATCTTTGATTGTGGAGCTAGAGAAGAGAGTGGGGCTGACATTGGAGAACACCAGCGTGAATGATCTTTTGATTCCTAATTACAAAAATGAAGATCAAGGGAAAATGATTGA CCTATACAACAGACAACCAGGACAACACACGATGCACAACATAGATGTGGTACAACGAATTGTGGAATACTTTTTGATGCATGAACAAGAGCAGCAGCAGCAACAACTGCAACCAATGTCAGCGAAATCAAATGTTAGTAAGCTCATGGACAACTACCTAGCTGAGGTTTCAAGGGACCCAAATCTTTCGATTaccaaatttcaagttttggcaGAAGCACTACCAGAAAATGCCCGAACATGTGATGATGGTCTATATAGAGCCATTGATACCTATCTTAAG ACTCATCCTTCACTCTCTGAGTGCAACCGGAAAAAGCTATGCAAAGTTATGAACTGTGAGAAATTATCACTCGAAGCAAGCATGCATGCAGCACAAAATGACAGGTTGCCTCTAAGAACTGTGATTCag GTGTTGTTCTCAAAGCAAGTAAAGATGAGGGCAGCAATGAGAGGGAAAGAGCCAGTAGCAAATGGCAATCACTCAGAACATGAGGTAAGCCACAAAACAACAAAAACAGAGATCATGACCCTGAAAGAAGAACTTGAGAATGTGAATGCACAGATGGCCAAACTGCAAACAGACTACTCTAAGCTGCAATATGAATATGCAAAGCTAAACAACAAGCATAGAAATTTCTTGGGCTGGAGTCTCAGTTGGAAAAAGATCAGGAAAACAGCTTTTTTCAATAGAAAAATAGATGGGCCTGAATCCAGTGAAGCACAGCAGATATCTAATCCACTGGCCTCCAAAGTCAACTTTAGAAGACAAACTATGTCAtag
- the LOC110643562 gene encoding BTB/POZ domain-containing protein DOT3 isoform X4 gives MPKLKLHYLSTHFIFFEFFFSQAFVVSLKFLCFLCADKIMQVCYWPNSNRSINPSSRYHFYSPQENLQIIRICCDSVAWKASRENSLMADIVDEGGSLFDDVATLRIDHFMRIITAIRAKEARPEIIGKCIMCYAARWLPGMNIESEGLRSYGYGKTELQYSILSGRNEDEGLGHNNETKTIIESLVSLLPPQREAVPCKFLLKMLKMAIVYSASPSLIVELEKRVGLTLENTSVNDLLIPNYKNEDQGKMIDLYNRQPGQHTMHNIDVVQRIVEYFLMHEQEQQQQQLQPMSAKSNVSKLMDNYLAEVSRDPNLSITKFQVLAEALPENARTCDDGLYRAIDTYLKTHPSLSECNRKKLCKVMNCEKLSLEASMHAAQNDRLPLRTVIQVLFSKQVKMRAAMRGKEPVANGNHSEHEVSHKTTKTEIMTLKEELENVNAQMAKLQTDYSKLQYEYAKLNNKHRNFLGWSLSWKKIRKTAFFNRKIDGPESSEAQQISNPLASKVNFRRQTMS, from the exons ATGCCTAAGCTAAAGTTACATTATCTTAGCACACATTTCATCttctttgagttttttttttctcaagcATTTGTTGTTTCACTCAAGTTTCTGTGTTTTCTTTGTGCTGATAAAATCATGCAGGTTTGTTACTGGCCAAATTCCAACAGATCTATCAATCCAAGTTCAAGATATCACTTTTACAGTCCACAAG AAAATCtccaaattattagaatatgttgCGACTCAGTAGCATGGAAAGCTTCCAGAGAGAATTCATTAATGGCAGACATAGTTGATGAAGGGGGATCGTTGTTTGATGATGTAGCCACCCTTAGGATTGATCATTTCATGAGGATTATAACTGCAATAAGAGCAAAAGAAGCAAGACCAGAGATCATAGGAAAGTGTATAATGTGCTATGCAGCAAGATGGTTGCCAGGCATGAACATAGAATCAGAAGGACTAAGAAGTTATGGGTATGGAAAAACTGAGTTGCAGTATAGCATCTTGAGTGGAAGGAACGAAGATGAGGGTCTTGGACACAACAATGAGACAAAGACCATTATTGAAAGCCTGGTAAGCCTACTTCCTCCTCAACGAGAAGCTGTCCCATGTAAGTTCTTGTTGAAGATGTTAAAGATGGCCATTGTGTATTCAGCATCACCATCTTTGATTGTGGAGCTAGAGAAGAGAGTGGGGCTGACATTGGAGAACACCAGCGTGAATGATCTTTTGATTCCTAATTACAAAAATGAAGATCAAGGGAAAATGATTGA CCTATACAACAGACAACCAGGACAACACACGATGCACAACATAGATGTGGTACAACGAATTGTGGAATACTTTTTGATGCATGAACAAGAGCAGCAGCAGCAACAACTGCAACCAATGTCAGCGAAATCAAATGTTAGTAAGCTCATGGACAACTACCTAGCTGAGGTTTCAAGGGACCCAAATCTTTCGATTaccaaatttcaagttttggcaGAAGCACTACCAGAAAATGCCCGAACATGTGATGATGGTCTATATAGAGCCATTGATACCTATCTTAAG ACTCATCCTTCACTCTCTGAGTGCAACCGGAAAAAGCTATGCAAAGTTATGAACTGTGAGAAATTATCACTCGAAGCAAGCATGCATGCAGCACAAAATGACAGGTTGCCTCTAAGAACTGTGATTCag GTGTTGTTCTCAAAGCAAGTAAAGATGAGGGCAGCAATGAGAGGGAAAGAGCCAGTAGCAAATGGCAATCACTCAGAACATGAGGTAAGCCACAAAACAACAAAAACAGAGATCATGACCCTGAAAGAAGAACTTGAGAATGTGAATGCACAGATGGCCAAACTGCAAACAGACTACTCTAAGCTGCAATATGAATATGCAAAGCTAAACAACAAGCATAGAAATTTCTTGGGCTGGAGTCTCAGTTGGAAAAAGATCAGGAAAACAGCTTTTTTCAATAGAAAAATAGATGGGCCTGAATCCAGTGAAGCACAGCAGATATCTAATCCACTGGCCTCCAAAGTCAACTTTAGAAGACAAACTATGTCAtag